One Phenylobacterium hankyongense DNA segment encodes these proteins:
- the rnr gene encoding ribonuclease R, producing the protein MARPPRPSKTRVPQGLPDRDTLLKYLKETGEADKAGMARAFGLKGADRRALREMLKTLEDEGALGRRGRRGFAEAGALPEVGVADVVERDPDGDLLVKLTKGEDAPLVPLAPARDAAAGAAPGLGDRVLVRFVKLESGEYEARLIKTLGQSAHRLLGVVRKSRREVRVEPVDRRTKDSLLLTDPEAQELRDGDLVIAQVGAAATRYGPKRGKLLEVVGREDEPRAASLIAIHAHGIPTGFSAAAEAEAEAAQPPTLSGREDLRDVPFITIDPADARDHDDAVFAEPDADPKNPGGWIVWVAIADVAAYVRSDTALDREARDKGNSVYFPDRVEPMLPERLSNGLCSLREGENRACMAVRMVFSAAGRKTSHRFVRGLMRSAAKLSYEQAQAASEGQPDDKTQPLVDSIIKPLWAAYAVLKKGRDVRSPLAIESLERRIVIDPQGEVASIQPRPSLEAHKLIEEMMIQANVSAAETLEAKRTPLIYRIHDTPSQEKVQSLVDFLQTLEINWSKGEAPTTGRFNRLLDQVRDTPHGDIVNEVVLRSQMQAVYSTDNIGHFGLNLAKYAHFTSPIRRYADLIVHRALVRALGLGQDGLTDHDIVQLKDTAERITYAERRAMAAERDATDRYVAAFLADRVGATFPGRITGVTRFGLFVRLAETGADGLVPVSKLGGEYFIHDDKAHALVGERTGARWPLGMQVEVKLTEATPITGGLLFEMLSEPAPADKTAPRPRLGMRARNDRRPGGASGGAGGGGGRPPGIRTGRKQKMGGKKRR; encoded by the coding sequence ATGGCCCGACCTCCCCGCCCCTCGAAGACCCGCGTGCCGCAAGGCCTGCCCGACCGCGACACCCTGCTGAAATACCTCAAGGAGACCGGCGAGGCCGACAAGGCCGGCATGGCCCGCGCCTTCGGGCTGAAGGGCGCCGATCGCCGCGCGTTGCGCGAGATGTTGAAGACGCTGGAGGACGAAGGCGCGCTCGGCCGCCGGGGACGCCGGGGCTTCGCGGAGGCCGGCGCCCTGCCCGAGGTCGGCGTCGCCGACGTGGTGGAGCGCGATCCGGACGGCGACCTGCTGGTCAAGCTGACCAAGGGCGAGGACGCGCCGCTGGTGCCCCTGGCGCCGGCCCGCGACGCCGCGGCGGGCGCAGCGCCGGGCCTCGGCGACCGGGTGCTGGTGCGGTTCGTGAAGCTGGAGAGCGGCGAGTACGAGGCGCGCCTGATCAAGACCCTGGGCCAGAGCGCCCACCGGCTGCTGGGCGTGGTCCGCAAGTCACGCCGCGAGGTGCGCGTCGAGCCGGTGGACCGCCGCACCAAGGACAGCCTGCTGCTCACCGATCCGGAGGCGCAGGAGTTGCGCGACGGCGACCTGGTGATCGCCCAGGTGGGCGCGGCCGCCACCCGCTACGGCCCCAAGCGCGGCAAGCTGCTGGAGGTGGTCGGCCGCGAGGACGAGCCCCGCGCCGCCTCGCTGATCGCCATCCACGCCCACGGCATCCCCACAGGCTTCTCGGCGGCCGCCGAGGCCGAGGCGGAGGCCGCGCAGCCGCCGACCCTGTCCGGCCGCGAGGACCTGCGCGACGTCCCCTTCATCACCATCGACCCGGCCGACGCCCGCGACCACGACGACGCGGTGTTCGCCGAGCCCGACGCCGACCCGAAGAACCCCGGCGGTTGGATCGTCTGGGTCGCCATCGCCGACGTGGCCGCCTACGTCCGTTCCGACACCGCCCTGGATCGCGAAGCCCGCGACAAGGGCAACAGCGTCTACTTCCCCGACCGTGTGGAGCCGATGCTGCCGGAGCGGCTCTCCAACGGCCTGTGCAGCCTCAGGGAGGGCGAGAACCGCGCCTGCATGGCGGTGCGGATGGTGTTCAGCGCCGCGGGCCGCAAGACCTCCCACCGCTTCGTGCGCGGCCTGATGCGCTCGGCCGCCAAGCTCTCCTACGAGCAGGCGCAGGCCGCCAGCGAGGGCCAGCCCGACGACAAGACCCAGCCGCTGGTCGACAGCATCATCAAGCCGCTGTGGGCGGCCTATGCGGTGCTGAAGAAGGGCCGCGACGTCCGCTCGCCGCTGGCCATCGAGAGCCTGGAGCGACGGATCGTCATCGATCCCCAGGGCGAGGTGGCCTCCATCCAGCCGCGGCCCTCGCTCGAGGCCCACAAGCTGATCGAGGAGATGATGATCCAGGCCAACGTCTCGGCCGCCGAGACGCTGGAGGCCAAGCGCACGCCGCTGATCTACCGGATCCACGACACCCCCAGCCAGGAGAAGGTCCAGTCGCTGGTCGACTTCCTGCAGACGCTGGAGATCAACTGGTCGAAGGGCGAGGCGCCCACCACCGGCCGCTTCAACCGGCTGCTCGACCAGGTGCGCGACACCCCGCACGGCGACATCGTCAACGAGGTGGTGCTGCGCAGCCAGATGCAGGCGGTCTATTCCACCGACAACATCGGCCACTTCGGCCTGAACCTGGCCAAGTACGCCCACTTCACCTCGCCGATCCGCCGCTACGCCGATCTGATCGTCCACCGGGCGCTGGTCCGCGCCCTGGGGCTCGGCCAGGACGGGCTCACCGACCACGACATCGTCCAGCTGAAGGACACCGCCGAGCGGATCACCTACGCCGAGCGCCGGGCGATGGCCGCCGAGCGCGACGCCACCGACCGCTACGTCGCCGCCTTCCTGGCCGACCGGGTGGGCGCGACCTTCCCCGGCCGGATCACCGGCGTCACCCGCTTCGGCCTGTTCGTGCGGCTGGCGGAAACCGGCGCCGACGGCCTGGTGCCGGTGTCGAAGCTGGGCGGCGAGTACTTCATCCACGACGACAAGGCCCACGCCCTGGTCGGCGAGCGCACCGGCGCGCGGTGGCCGCTGGGCATGCAGGTGGAGGTCAAGCTCACCGAAGCCACGCCGATCACCGGCGGCCTGCTGTTCGAGATGCTGAGCGAGCCCGCGCCGGCCGACAAGACCGCGCCGCGCCCGCGACTCGGCATGCGCGCCCGCAACGACCGTCGGCCCGGCGGCGCTAGCGGCGGCGCCGGCGGCGGCGGCGGGCGTCCGCCCGGCATCCGCACCGGCCGCAAGCAGAAGATGGGCGGCAAGAAGCGGCGCTAG
- a CDS encoding SDR family NAD(P)-dependent oxidoreductase encodes MSDRPDLARLPALAPGGSAVITGAASGIGLAAATTFARAGLKVVLADLGGANLDAAAAAVAQAAARPDDVLAVATDVARFEDVEQLRDRAVAAFGTPTVLMNNAGTGANPGGVAEDLPGWRRLIDINFWGVAHGVQAFLPLMTADDTPRLVINTGSKQGITTPPGNAAYNVSKAALKAYTEAMAHELRNTPGHRVSAHLLIPGFTFTGITGRAEKPAAAWTAQEVVDFMLERLARDDFYILCPDNDVDRATDERRMQWAAEDVIKNRPALSRWHPDYKAEFEAFMAR; translated from the coding sequence ATGTCCGACCGCCCCGACCTTGCCCGCCTGCCCGCCCTCGCGCCCGGCGGCAGCGCCGTCATCACCGGAGCCGCCAGCGGCATCGGCCTCGCGGCCGCGACCACCTTCGCCCGCGCCGGACTGAAGGTCGTCCTGGCCGACCTCGGCGGCGCCAACCTCGACGCCGCGGCCGCCGCGGTGGCGCAGGCCGCGGCCCGTCCGGACGACGTGCTGGCGGTCGCCACCGACGTCGCGCGCTTCGAGGACGTCGAGCAGCTGCGCGACCGCGCCGTCGCCGCGTTCGGGACGCCGACCGTGCTGATGAACAACGCCGGGACCGGGGCCAACCCCGGCGGCGTCGCCGAGGACCTGCCCGGCTGGCGGCGGCTGATCGACATCAACTTCTGGGGCGTGGCGCACGGGGTGCAGGCCTTCCTGCCCCTGATGACCGCCGACGACACCCCGCGGCTGGTGATCAACACCGGCTCCAAGCAGGGGATCACCACCCCGCCCGGCAACGCCGCCTACAACGTCTCCAAGGCCGCCCTGAAGGCCTACACCGAGGCCATGGCGCATGAGCTGCGCAACACCCCCGGCCACCGGGTCAGCGCCCACCTGCTGATCCCCGGCTTCACCTTCACCGGCATCACCGGCCGCGCCGAGAAGCCGGCCGCCGCCTGGACCGCCCAGGAGGTGGTCGACTTCATGCTGGAGAGGCTGGCGCGCGACGACTTCTACATCCTGTGCCCCGACAACGACGTCGACCGCGCCACCGACGAGCGGCGGATGCAGTGGGCCGCGGAGGACGTCATCAAGAACCGCCCGGCGCTCTCCCGCTGGCACCCCGACTACAAGGCCGAGTTCGAGGCCTTCATGGCCCGCTAG
- a CDS encoding alpha/beta fold hydrolase, translating to MPVAQVNGIDLYFERAGSGPPLLFISGTGGDLRNKPNVFDGPLARSFDLLAYDQRGLGQSDKPDVTYSMADYADDAAALMAAQGWDEALVIGVSFGGMVAQELVLRHPQRVRRLVLACTSPGGEGGASFPFHEIEHLKGAARARYLIPIGDVRRDDAWAADHPDQYEQLVALGSADPFADEPGHAAGAHRQLEARAAHDTWDRLPQVRCPVMIAAGRHDGIAPVATQEKLAARIPGARLQIFEGGHLFMIQDRTAAPAMAAFLLETNRG from the coding sequence GTGCCCGTTGCGCAGGTGAACGGTATCGACCTCTACTTCGAGCGCGCCGGCTCGGGCCCGCCGCTGCTGTTCATCTCCGGCACCGGCGGCGACCTGCGCAACAAGCCCAACGTCTTCGACGGGCCGCTGGCGAGGTCGTTCGACCTCCTGGCCTACGACCAGCGCGGCCTCGGCCAGTCCGACAAGCCCGACGTCACCTATTCCATGGCCGACTATGCCGACGACGCCGCCGCGCTGATGGCCGCGCAGGGCTGGGACGAGGCGCTGGTGATCGGCGTCTCGTTCGGCGGCATGGTGGCCCAGGAGCTGGTCCTGCGGCATCCGCAGCGGGTGCGGCGGCTGGTGCTGGCCTGCACCTCCCCCGGCGGCGAGGGCGGCGCCTCCTTCCCCTTCCACGAGATCGAGCACCTGAAGGGCGCGGCCCGCGCCCGCTACCTGATCCCCATCGGCGACGTCCGGCGCGACGACGCCTGGGCCGCCGACCATCCCGATCAGTACGAGCAGCTGGTCGCCCTAGGCTCCGCCGACCCCTTCGCCGACGAGCCGGGACACGCGGCCGGCGCGCACCGCCAGCTGGAAGCCCGCGCCGCCCACGACACCTGGGACCGGCTGCCTCAGGTCCGCTGCCCGGTGATGATCGCCGCCGGCCGCCATGACGGCATCGCGCCGGTCGCCACCCAGGAGAAGCTGGCCGCCCGCATCCCCGGCGCGCGGCTGCAGATCTTCGAAGGCGGCCACCTGTTCATGATCCAGGACCGCACGGCCGCGCCGGCCATGGCGGCCTTCCTGCTGGAGACGAACCGGGGCTGA
- a CDS encoding NUDIX hydrolase, whose product MSELEAVARKPEGPPRIPGARAVRPRDAATLIIVRRDGPRPRVLMGKRHGGHNFMPNLWVFPGGRIDRADFRAPHATELKPDVAATFNAHLKPGRGRALALAAIRETFEEAGLLLAKSAEPRPAAGPWREFLAQGALPDLEALDVVARAITPPMVGKRFDTWFLMAEAERLMSLERRPDCGELEEVAWVEFDDALALPLPAVTRAMIKEAVARLEDAARPKPFLRFRQGAMRPAHL is encoded by the coding sequence ATGTCCGAACTCGAAGCCGTGGCCCGCAAGCCCGAGGGCCCGCCGCGCATCCCCGGAGCGCGCGCCGTCCGCCCGCGCGACGCCGCCACCCTGATCATCGTCCGCCGCGACGGCCCCAGGCCGCGGGTGCTGATGGGCAAGCGGCATGGCGGGCACAACTTCATGCCCAATCTGTGGGTCTTCCCCGGCGGCCGCATCGACCGGGCCGACTTCCGCGCGCCGCACGCCACGGAGCTGAAGCCGGACGTCGCCGCCACCTTCAACGCCCACCTGAAGCCCGGCCGCGGGCGGGCGCTGGCGCTGGCGGCGATCCGCGAGACCTTCGAGGAGGCCGGCCTGCTGCTCGCCAAGTCCGCCGAGCCGCGCCCGGCCGCCGGCCCCTGGCGCGAGTTCCTGGCGCAGGGCGCCCTGCCCGACCTGGAGGCGCTGGACGTCGTCGCGCGCGCCATCACCCCGCCGATGGTCGGCAAGCGCTTCGACACCTGGTTCCTGATGGCCGAGGCCGAGCGGCTGATGAGCCTGGAGCGGCGACCGGACTGCGGCGAGCTGGAGGAGGTCGCCTGGGTGGAATTCGACGACGCCCTGGCCCTTCCACTCCCCGCGGTCACCCGGGCGATGATCAAGGAGGCGGTGGCGCGGCTGGAGGACGCCGCCCGCCCGAAGCCGTTCCTGCGCTTCCGGCAAGGCGCCATGCGGCCAGCGCACCTATAA
- the rpmG gene encoding 50S ribosomal protein L33, with translation MAKPASIKIRLNSSADTGFFYVTKKNARTKTDKLVMKKYDPVVRKHVEFREGKIK, from the coding sequence ATGGCGAAGCCCGCCTCAATCAAGATCCGCCTGAACTCGTCGGCGGACACCGGCTTCTTCTACGTCACCAAGAAGAACGCCCGCACCAAGACCGACAAGCTGGTCATGAAGAAGTACGACCCGGTCGTGCGCAAGCACGTCGAGTTCCGCGAAGGCAAGATCAAGTAG